TTCTGGGGTGATCCCGGGAGAGCGGCActacttccagggtgtcgttgtaAAGCGCTCGgtccccagatgtcacagtccaaaaagcaacatgaccCGTTGCTGGGGCCCAGAGCTGCTGGTGATCAAACATACACTGGGAAAGTCAGGGGAAGTAGGAGTTGTAGGGGGGTCAGAAAACccaagttcccaaaggagctccctccGGACAATCACCCAaactcttgccctccctagggggtaccaatccccaaaagagcagagctctggggcaaagcaCTGCTGGAGCGACATGGGGTATAGATTATCAGGTGTCCGGGGTGATGCGGCTGACCGGCAGatccagaagcccggccagccggagaggggttaggcggtcaAATATCAGCTCTTCCGTGAGGATGTACAAACCACATAAAAAAGCAATAGCAAGAGTCTGGGAGATTGTGTAAGCCATGAAAAGGCCAACAATGGTTTAAAAAGGAGTGAGCCAGGTAAGtaggggggtagccttggcagccttgtATCTGTGACAATTACCGTTTGTGAGCTGCTGATTCCAGGCATAGTGTATAAGATGCATGTCTAGCCAGCACTAACGTGATCTACGGACTCCAGAACCAGTGGGTCCGCTACACCTATACAAAGTGCCCCTTTATAACCTGCCAACTCCAGGCTTAGTTACCAGGTGCACCTAATTGTAGTGTCAATCACTGACCTGCTAACTCTAATTGTTGTGTGCCAGCTGTACCTATACGCAGTGCGTTTGTGACCTGCTAACTTTGGGTTCATTGTTCAAGGTTTACCTCTACCCATTTGTGAACTACTAACTCCAGGCCTAGAATTGCAGCTGCTCTTATATCCAGGGCCCTTATGTGACCTACTGACTTCCAGGCCAATGTCCCATCTGCAGCTTTATCTCCTATAAACAGTATGTTTTTGACCTTCTGAttattctattatatttttttttttaatttgtaaacattttattgaaTTGTTGATTCTATAATTAATGcaggttgatttaaaaaaaaacaacttcatgGGCTATTGTTTAGCTATTCACAAGGCAAGTTATCTCCAATAATATGGAGGGTAAAATAGAAGATACATGTATTTCTCGTATATTTGCAAATGACAATTGCATTTAAATAATTAGACAAAGTACTGACTCCTAATTTCTCCAGAATTCACTCTCTCCAGTAGAGTAACACCCAGCTGTTGTAATTTCAAATGTGCTACTTGTTTCATTTATAGCATCTACTGATTGTGCTTTTATTGATACAATGTCACTTTTCTTGAAATAACATGATTTAGTAGAATGCATTGTGTTGTATAATGTGAAATTCAGGTTATTATTTGAGATATACAGATAACAAGGCTGTTCATAATAAGACAAGTCTGGGGCTCCTGGCATTTCAGCACACCCTGCGGCAGATAATACCGTTCTGTTTGCACTGTGCAGGCATTAGTCTGTAATATAAGGTGCACAGTTTCTgcttgtgtgagagagacacagatatgACACATATAgtctaataaaatctagattaagtGAAGCTGTGGAAACACAAAATCTGTGCCATTTTGTAAACTAGGAGACATATGCGCCTACATGCAAGTAACCAATCAGAGAACACATCTGTAAATAGTATAGCCAATCACATCGCCACGTGGCTTCTATTTAAACACAAGAAAGAGCGCAATTAGTATATTCGTGTGACTAGAGACAAAATGGCAGAGACCGCACCAATTGCACCTCCCGCTGAAAGCGCcgctcctgccaagaagcagccgaaAAAGAAGGCAGCTGTATCAGGTGGAGCCAAGAAAAGCCGTCCTGCAAAGTCCGGTCCCAGCGTGTCCGATCTGATTTTTAAAGCGGTGTCCGCTTCTAAAGAGCGCAGTGGGGTCTCCCTGGCAGCTCTCAAGAAGGCTCTGGCTGCGGAAGGCTACGATGTGGAGAAGAACAACAGCCGCCTCAAGCTGGCTCTCAAAGCCTTGGTGAGTAAGGAGCGTCTCGTCCAGCTGAAAGGCAGCGGGGCCTCCGGCTCGTTCAAGGTTAACAAGAAGCAGTTGCAGAGCCAGGAGAAAGCGGACAAGAAAAAGGCGCTGCCTGCAGCAAAGGCCAAATCCAATAAAGCAGCAAAGCCAAAGAGCAAAGCGGCCAAGTCCCCCAAGAAGCCCAAAAAGGCTCCATCTGCTGCAAAGAAAAGTCCCAAAAAGGCCAAGAAACCCGCAGGCGCCAAGGTTGCCCCTGCAAAAAGCCCGAAGAAGCCTAAAGCCGCCAAGCCCAAGAAGGTAGCAAAGAGCCCGGCTAAGAAAGCTGCCAAGAGCCCAGCTAAAAAGGCAGCTAAACCCAAAGCCAAGAAGGCGGCTGCTAAAAAGTGATTATTATTAATCCTGAAACCCTCTAATTTATTCCTTAAAAAGTTAAAGAATTCTGTATTTTCTGCCCAATATTTAGGGAAGAAGAAATTATTCCCCTTTTTAATTCGAGATCCATATGTTAAACCTATCGGTGCATGATCAGATATTGTTATAGGGTATATAGATGTATCTGTAACTAAAGGTATTAAATTTTTTGAAACTAATAAGTGATCTATCCTTGAGTAAGATCTATGGGTTTTTGAAATACAAGTGTACTTTCGAACTCCTGGGTTCCTATATCTCCATAAATCACATAAGCCAATGTTGGCagatatatctttaaaaaatcTTAGTCTCTCTACGAGAATTCCTTCCTGGATCCTTCTTATTTCCAAACTGGAGTCTGTCTATTGGCATTCTGGGGaccatattaaaatcgccccccAAAATTATTTTTGTATCTAAATATTCCAATAATTTACGCTGAAGATcatcccaaaatcttttattatacTCATTAGGTCCATATACGTTGCAAATTGTGAAGACTTCGGAGTTGATTTCTACTTTAATAATAGCTACACGCTCATTCTCTTCTACTTTTTTTTCCACAATTCTATAATTTAAATTCTTATTGATAAGTATAGCTACTCCTCTTTTCCTTGTTTTACAATCAGTTGCAATAATTTCCCCTACCCAATTACATTTTAGTTTCATATATTCAATCTCctttaaatgggtctcctgaattAAGGCAATATCTGTTCCTAacgttttcaaatattttattatagccttccttttaataggggatgttatcCCACCAACGTTCCATGAGATTATCTTGAGTTTTTGCATTATCTTACTATATAATTATAACTCTGTGTGTTCATGAGATGTTGGATTAAGCTTaagagtgtaa
The nucleotide sequence above comes from Bombina bombina isolate aBomBom1 unplaced genomic scaffold, aBomBom1.pri scaffold_698, whole genome shotgun sequence. Encoded proteins:
- the LOC128644414 gene encoding histone H1B-like encodes the protein MAETAPIAPPAESAAPAKKQPKKKAAVSGGAKKSRPAKSGPSVSDLIFKAVSASKERSGVSLAALKKALAAEGYDVEKNNSRLKLALKALVSKERLVQLKGSGASGSFKVNKKQLQSQEKADKKKALPAAKAKSNKAAKPKSKAAKSPKKPKKAPSAAKKSPKKAKKPAGAKVAPAKSPKKPKAAKPKKVAKSPAKKAAKSPAKKAAKPKAKKAAAKK